One part of the Paraglaciecola sp. L3A3 genome encodes these proteins:
- a CDS encoding RICIN domain-containing protein — protein sequence MLNTKMYMKSCAIFCFLLLSLLSIPLYATSYYVSPTGSDTASGDESHPFATIVKARDTVRTINQNMTADITIVLREGTHTLDNTLTFYEQDSGSNGYNIIYKNYPGEIPIISSGIAVSSWQLHDSSKGIYKAYVGTNFYSRHLFVNGVRAKRAQSSSSQISGFTLNAAEGFNAPSTGTFSSMSSWGNITDIEIRQRKVWTMQWGAVESVTGNVITLKDDFWRATRHYAQWGIGMDSIDAIENAYELLDEEGEWYLDRSSGYLYYKPLASQTNLNNLTFTLPSLEKLIEGNLAGSATKLIENIKFEGLTFSYTTSLQPLEDAGRVGHQAGVLFYKNSSLAEYEDLSASAVHFKYARHITFQNCTFNKLGTSGLAFDIGSQHNLVTGNTFADISSNGISIGNINLATNYNPVNPEDRVTHNTISDNVISLVGQEMTDSVGIFGGYVNNLIVAHNTLFDLPYTPISVGWGWGGPEETNTYNPDAVGSNSITSNRIYNYMNVNLDGGGIYTLGRQDNSSIKFNYINGQKNVYTYIYLDNGSEYISVEDNVISSEGGSIGEWLMATNDVNEVAYYASNFNLIRNNYYSRELNIFRCYYSNVCGLNIAVENNNWPDRAVDIINNAGVNMDAVTTPQANVFQIYGKTSQMVFAPQNHSNTAGTPLVQMTNTNTDEQKWELIPVDERYYLLKNIESGLVVVPQNQSTVAGAPLILASYTNHHSQHWELYFSETTNSSGVTVLKNRASNFVVTPSNYAAATDTTLIQYTNSNNSAQVWMIGQQAPQSSVTSDFHQIVGSSSQMMFTPSSSVAAMGVALYNKLF from the coding sequence ACGCGACATCCTACTATGTTTCTCCAACAGGTTCTGATACTGCAAGCGGAGACGAGTCTCATCCATTTGCAACCATTGTAAAAGCTCGCGATACAGTACGCACCATAAATCAAAATATGACAGCAGATATCACTATAGTATTGAGAGAAGGAACCCATACTCTAGATAATACGTTAACTTTTTATGAACAAGACTCTGGTAGTAATGGATACAATATTATTTATAAGAATTACCCAGGTGAAATCCCTATTATTAGTAGTGGAATAGCTGTTTCTTCTTGGCAACTTCATGATTCCAGTAAAGGGATTTACAAAGCTTATGTGGGTACCAACTTCTACTCTAGGCATCTTTTTGTAAATGGCGTTAGAGCAAAAAGAGCACAAAGCTCAAGCTCACAAATTAGTGGTTTTACATTAAATGCCGCAGAAGGTTTTAATGCACCCTCAACAGGTACTTTTTCCTCTATGTCTAGCTGGGGCAACATTACTGATATAGAAATACGTCAACGCAAAGTTTGGACCATGCAATGGGGGGCTGTTGAATCTGTGACTGGTAACGTAATAACACTTAAAGATGATTTTTGGCGGGCAACTAGACATTATGCCCAATGGGGTATTGGCATGGATAGTATAGACGCCATAGAAAATGCATATGAGCTGCTTGATGAAGAAGGAGAATGGTATCTCGATAGAAGCTCTGGTTATCTTTACTATAAACCTTTGGCTAGCCAAACGAATTTAAACAATCTTACTTTTACACTACCCAGTTTAGAAAAGTTGATTGAAGGAAATTTAGCAGGAAGCGCTACTAAACTGATAGAAAATATTAAGTTCGAGGGACTCACCTTTTCTTATACAACCTCCCTACAGCCTCTTGAAGATGCAGGTAGAGTAGGACACCAAGCTGGAGTTTTGTTTTACAAAAATTCAAGTCTTGCAGAATATGAAGATTTATCTGCCTCAGCTGTTCATTTTAAATATGCACGACATATTACATTTCAAAATTGTACATTCAATAAATTAGGTACCTCAGGCTTGGCCTTTGATATTGGAAGCCAACATAATTTAGTTACAGGCAACACCTTTGCAGATATCTCATCTAATGGTATTAGCATTGGCAATATTAATTTGGCAACAAATTACAATCCTGTAAATCCTGAAGATCGTGTCACCCACAACACTATTTCAGACAATGTGATTTCTCTTGTAGGCCAAGAAATGACTGATTCTGTTGGAATTTTTGGTGGATATGTAAACAATTTGATAGTTGCTCACAATACACTTTTTGATCTCCCGTATACTCCTATTTCAGTGGGGTGGGGTTGGGGAGGCCCAGAAGAAACTAACACTTACAATCCCGATGCAGTTGGCAGTAATTCCATTACCTCAAATCGAATTTACAACTATATGAACGTGAATTTAGATGGAGGGGGTATATACACGCTTGGACGCCAAGATAATTCATCCATAAAGTTTAATTATATTAACGGGCAGAAAAATGTTTATACCTATATATATCTTGATAATGGTTCAGAATACATCAGCGTTGAAGATAACGTTATAAGCAGTGAGGGTGGATCTATTGGTGAGTGGTTAATGGCAACCAATGACGTCAACGAAGTTGCTTATTATGCGAGTAATTTTAATCTTATTCGAAATAATTACTACTCTAGAGAACTTAATATTTTTAGATGTTATTACAGCAACGTCTGTGGGCTCAATATTGCTGTAGAAAATAATAATTGGCCTGATAGAGCCGTAGATATCATTAATAATGCTGGGGTAAATATGGATGCCGTCACTACCCCCCAAGCCAATGTTTTCCAAATATATGGCAAGACCAGTCAAATGGTGTTTGCTCCTCAAAATCACTCAAATACCGCTGGAACACCTCTAGTACAAATGACAAATACAAACACTGACGAGCAAAAATGGGAACTTATCCCCGTCGATGAACGTTATTATTTACTAAAAAATATCGAAAGTGGACTTGTTGTTGTGCCACAAAATCAGTCTACAGTTGCAGGAGCGCCTTTAATTTTAGCTTCTTATACAAATCACCATAGTCAACATTGGGAGTTGTATTTCTCTGAGACAACTAATTCAAGTGGTGTCACCGTTTTAAAAAACAGAGCTAGCAACTTTGTAGTAACCCCAAGTAACTATGCGGCGGCTACTGATACAACACTTATTCAATATACTAACTCAAATAACAGCGCTCAAGTTTGGATGATAGGACAGCAAGCCCCACAGAGTTCCGTTACAAGCGATTTTCATCAAATTGTTGGTAGCAGCAGTCAAATGATGTTTACACCTTCTAGTTCAGTCGCAGCTATGGGAGTGGCGTTGTACAACAAACTGTTTTAG